Proteins encoded within one genomic window of Blattabacterium cuenoti:
- a CDS encoding MATE family efflux transporter, which produces MVGFLGKKALASVSLSNAVFFITIIFGLGIATAISSIIASLDAKHEYKKGAIILYHGIIINFLLSIFMYISIRIFLLYILPHLGQPKEILNDTTSFLKITAISFIPWMVFEVFRKFSEGLSLVFPGLVITWISVFINIILNYFFINGFYGFPKLGVIGVAYATLISRITMLIGINLLLFKHKKVRDYYSHIKIFFFEKKYFRKILKIGIPSGLHMLFEMSAFSISSFISGKCGIKELSAHQIVINLISSTFLLCTSFSVAATIRVGNQHALKNYYELRKIGWSVIFMGMIFMFICSSLFLFFRDYIPYMYIKNDREVIHIAKKIILIASIFQFPDGIQGIIIGALRGMQDVKIPMWISFFSYWIIALPIACFLSLYLNMGTQGVWIGLGIGLTISAVLMVFRYHNITKKLINKKNK; this is translated from the coding sequence ATGGTTGGTTTTTTAGGAAAAAAGGCTTTAGCTTCAGTTTCATTATCCAATGCTGTTTTTTTTATTACAATCATATTCGGATTAGGAATAGCAACAGCAATTTCTTCTATAATAGCATCATTGGATGCTAAACATGAATATAAAAAAGGAGCTATTATTTTATATCATGGGATAATTATTAATTTTTTATTATCAATTTTTATGTACATATCCATACGGATTTTTTTATTATATATTCTTCCACATTTAGGACAACCTAAAGAAATATTAAATGACACTACATCTTTTTTAAAAATAACAGCTATTTCTTTTATTCCATGGATGGTTTTTGAAGTATTTAGAAAATTTTCAGAAGGATTATCTTTAGTTTTTCCTGGTCTTGTTATTACTTGGATATCGGTATTTATTAATATAATATTGAATTATTTTTTTATAAATGGATTTTATGGATTTCCTAAATTAGGTGTTATAGGAGTTGCTTATGCAACTTTAATTTCCCGTATAACTATGTTAATAGGAATTAACTTGTTATTATTTAAACATAAAAAAGTTCGTGATTATTATAGTCATATAAAAATATTTTTTTTTGAAAAAAAATATTTTAGAAAAATTCTAAAAATAGGTATTCCTTCAGGATTACATATGTTATTTGAAATGAGTGCTTTTTCTATTTCTTCTTTCATCTCAGGAAAATGTGGAATCAAAGAACTTTCGGCTCATCAAATAGTTATTAATTTAATTTCATCTACATTCCTATTATGTACAAGTTTTTCTGTTGCAGCTACAATTAGAGTAGGAAATCAGCATGCATTAAAAAATTATTACGAATTAAGAAAAATAGGATGGTCTGTAATTTTTATGGGAATGATATTTATGTTTATATGTAGTTCTTTATTCCTATTTTTTAGGGATTATATCCCCTATATGTATATCAAAAATGATCGTGAGGTTATTCACATAGCAAAAAAAATAATTCTAATAGCTAGTATTTTTCAATTTCCAGATGGAATACAAGGAATAATTATTGGGGCTTTAAGAGGAATGCAAGATGTAAAAATCCCTATGTGGATAAGTTTTTTTTCTTATTGGATCATAGCATTACCTATAGCATGTTTTCTTTCTTTATATTTGAATATGGGAACTCAAGGAGTTTGGATTGGGTTGGGAATTGGTTTAACTATATCCGCTGTACTAATGGTTTTCAGATATCATAATATAACTAAAAAACTTATAAACAAAAAAAATAAGTGA
- the miaA gene encoding tRNA (adenosine(37)-N6)-dimethylallyltransferase MiaA, with the protein MKNKKFLIFIVGPTSVGKTSISIFLAKKFKTEILSYDSRQFYKELKIGSSMPTSEELNSVPHHFIGHLTIHKNYNVKSFQKESFKKIKELFSKNSILIMVGGSGLYEKSITEGLSDIPNIDLNIRKDLILNFSKKGIIFLQKEFLKFEKKPYPIDINNPKRLIRYLEIVKSTGHPPYFFFKKKKSCLLNKDFTILKIGLILPRNEIYFRINNRVDQMIKNGLIDEAKKYYPYKYLNGLQTIGYKEIFDFIEKKNSISETIEMIKKNTRKYAKRQLTWYKKDTSVMWFDPKEKKKIFNFIEKKILNKK; encoded by the coding sequence TTGAAAAATAAAAAATTTCTCATTTTTATTGTAGGTCCAACAAGTGTTGGAAAAACATCTATTTCTATTTTTTTAGCAAAAAAATTTAAAACGGAAATTTTATCTTATGATTCTAGACAATTTTACAAAGAATTAAAAATAGGATCTTCTATGCCCACTTCAGAAGAATTAAATTCTGTTCCACATCATTTTATAGGACATTTAACAATTCATAAAAATTATAACGTAAAATCTTTTCAAAAAGAATCTTTTAAAAAAATTAAAGAATTATTCAGTAAAAATTCCATTTTAATCATGGTTGGAGGATCTGGATTATATGAAAAATCGATAACAGAAGGATTATCTGATATTCCAAATATTGATCTTAACATCAGAAAAGATTTAATTTTGAATTTTTCAAAAAAAGGAATCATTTTTTTACAAAAAGAATTTCTAAAATTTGAAAAAAAACCTTATCCGATAGATATTAATAATCCTAAACGTTTGATTAGATACTTAGAAATCGTTAAATCCACAGGACATCCTCCTTATTTTTTTTTCAAAAAAAAGAAATCATGTCTTCTAAACAAAGATTTTACTATTTTGAAAATAGGATTAATTTTACCAAGAAATGAAATTTACTTTCGAATCAATAATAGAGTAGATCAAATGATAAAAAATGGATTGATAGATGAAGCTAAAAAATATTATCCTTACAAATATTTGAATGGTTTACAAACCATAGGTTATAAAGAAATTTTCGATTTTATCGAAAAAAAAAATTCTATTTCTGAAACAATAGAAATGATAAAAAAAAATACTAGAAAATACGCAAAAAGACAATTAACATGGTATAAAAAAGACACATCTGTTATGTGGTTCGATCCGAAAGAAAAAAAAAAAATATTCAATTTTATTGAAAAAAAAATATTAAATAAAAAGTAG
- a CDS encoding bifunctional folylpolyglutamate synthase/dihydrofolate synthase, with translation MNYSETVQWIFNRLPIYQNVGLKSYKPGLKRIQVFCSHLGNPQNSFKSIHVGGTNGKGSTVHMLSSILQEEKYNIGLFISPHLIDFRERITYNGFLIEKDFIIDFIKENRKFIEKEQMSFFEMNTGLAFQYFKEKKVSIAIIEVGMGGRLDSTNIICPEISVITNISIDHTKSLGENKLKIALEKAGIIKKNVSVIIGSKISKNIRFLFFKEALKKNAPIYFSKNMKDYFQYKTPFEADYQIMNKIIVLKTINILHKRKNITVSDSSIKKGLKNVIKNTNFKGRWHILQHHPKIVCDIAHNEEGIYMIKNQLKKESYDDLHLVLGFLKEKKVKKLLKYFPIEAFYYFCQPNIERKFSIYDLKNLVKSIFKNHRKIFFFFSVKEAFLSAKNKAKKTDFILVSGSSFTVSEVLLFTL, from the coding sequence ATTAAAATCATATAAACCTGGATTAAAAAGAATTCAAGTTTTTTGTTCTCATTTGGGAAATCCTCAAAACTCTTTCAAAAGTATTCATGTAGGAGGGACAAATGGAAAAGGATCGACAGTTCATATGTTATCTTCTATCTTGCAAGAAGAAAAATATAATATTGGATTATTTATATCTCCTCATTTAATAGATTTTAGAGAAAGAATTACCTACAATGGATTTTTAATAGAAAAAGATTTTATTATAGATTTCATAAAGGAAAATAGAAAATTTATAGAAAAAGAACAAATGTCATTTTTTGAAATGAATACAGGATTGGCATTTCAATATTTTAAAGAAAAAAAAGTTTCAATAGCTATTATTGAAGTAGGAATGGGGGGACGTTTAGATTCCACTAATATTATATGTCCAGAAATATCTGTTATTACAAATATTAGTATAGATCACACAAAATCTCTTGGAGAGAATAAATTGAAAATTGCTTTAGAAAAAGCAGGAATCATAAAAAAAAATGTGTCAGTTATAATTGGAAGTAAAATATCAAAAAATATACGATTCCTTTTTTTTAAGGAAGCTTTAAAAAAAAATGCTCCTATATATTTTTCTAAAAATATGAAAGATTATTTTCAATATAAAACTCCTTTTGAAGCTGATTATCAAATCATGAATAAAATTATTGTATTAAAAACTATAAATATTTTACATAAAAGAAAAAATATAACAGTTTCAGATAGCTCAATAAAAAAAGGATTAAAGAATGTGATTAAAAATACAAATTTTAAAGGACGTTGGCATATTTTGCAACATCATCCAAAAATTGTTTGTGATATAGCTCATAATGAAGAAGGGATTTATATGATAAAAAATCAATTAAAAAAAGAGTCATATGATGATTTACATTTAGTATTAGGTTTTTTGAAAGAAAAAAAAGTGAAAAAGTTATTAAAATACTTTCCCATTGAAGCTTTCTATTATTTTTGTCAACCGAATATAGAAAGAAAGTTTTCTATTTATGATTTAAAAAATTTAGTTAAAAGTATTTTTAAAAATCATAGAAAAATTTTTTTCTTTTTTTCTGTAAAAGAAGCTTTTTTATCAGCTAAAAACAAAGCTAAAAAAACAGATTTTATCTTAGTCAGTGGAAGTTCTTTTACCGTATCTGAAGTATTATTATTTACATTGTAA
- the aroC gene encoding chorismate synthase: protein MAGNIFGNLFRLTTFGESHGNALGGIIDGCPAGIKLNFEKIQYELNRRRPGQSSIVTQRNEPDQVNFLSGIMEDITTGTPIGFIVYNKDYKSKDYNHIKNIYRPSHSDFTYEKKYGIRDYRGGGRSSARETICRVVAGAIAKQLIKDIKIISYVSSVGNISVNKSYKDLNLSKKMIEHSPIRCPDPDISKKMISMIHEIKKKGDTIGGTITCVIKNVPVGFGEPVFQKLHAELARAMLSINAVKGFEYGSGFRGTKLTGSQHNDLFDTPNGITKTNLSGGIQGGISNGMDIYFKIAFKPVATIMRKQKTIDKYGNFVFMEGKGRHDPCVLPRAIPIVESMTALVLADYWMYKKLSKYSSIIEK from the coding sequence ATGGCTGGAAATATTTTTGGAAATCTATTTAGATTAACTACTTTTGGAGAAAGTCATGGAAACGCTTTGGGAGGAATCATAGACGGATGTCCAGCAGGAATAAAATTGAATTTTGAAAAAATTCAATACGAATTAAATCGTAGAAGACCAGGGCAATCATCAATTGTTACTCAAAGAAATGAACCTGATCAAGTGAATTTTCTTTCTGGAATTATGGAGGACATTACAACAGGAACTCCTATTGGTTTTATTGTGTATAATAAAGATTATAAATCCAAAGATTATAATCATATTAAAAATATATATAGACCTTCTCATTCAGATTTTACATATGAAAAAAAATATGGAATTAGAGATTATAGAGGAGGTGGACGTTCATCAGCTCGTGAAACAATATGCAGAGTTGTTGCTGGAGCTATCGCTAAACAATTAATAAAAGACATTAAAATTATATCTTATGTTTCATCTGTAGGAAATATATCCGTGAATAAATCTTATAAAGATCTAAATTTATCTAAAAAAATGATAGAACACTCACCTATAAGATGTCCTGATCCTGATATTTCAAAAAAAATGATATCCATGATTCATGAAATAAAGAAAAAAGGAGATACGATAGGAGGGACTATCACTTGTGTGATAAAAAATGTTCCAGTCGGATTTGGAGAACCTGTTTTTCAGAAATTACATGCGGAGTTAGCAAGAGCTATGCTTTCCATCAATGCAGTAAAAGGATTTGAATATGGAAGTGGATTCCGTGGAACAAAACTAACGGGATCACAACATAATGATTTATTTGATACTCCTAATGGAATAACTAAAACTAATTTATCTGGAGGAATTCAAGGAGGAATATCAAATGGAATGGATATTTATTTTAAAATAGCATTTAAACCTGTGGCGACCATAATGAGAAAACAAAAAACTATAGATAAATATGGTAATTTTGTTTTTATGGAAGGAAAAGGCAGACATGATCCTTGCGTTCTTCCTCGTGCTATTCCTATTGTAGAATCTATGACCGCTTTGGTTTTAGCAGATTATTGGATGTATAAAAAATTATCTAAATATTCTTCAATTATTGAAAAATAA
- a CDS encoding DEAD/DEAH box helicase gives MKTFKENNYLNNKIIQALEDIGLKRPTPIQKKIIPYLLKKNELEKKDLIALSQTGTGKTAAFGLPIIQKINLNFRDPQVLILCPTRELCIQITRDLCRFSKYISLIKIIPLYGGVNIENQIKSLQKKTHIIVGTPGRIIDLIKRKKLHLSDIKYLILDEADEMLNMGFKEELDFIIEKLPKKRQSLLFSATMSKYMSKIAYTYLIDPIEIIAGKKNVGSDDVHHIYYIVNNKKNKYSVLKRILDINPDIYGIIFCKTKKETKKIANFLIQDGYNADAINGDLSQSQREFVMNRFRKKCLQFLVATDVASRGIDINDITHVIHYNIPNESEIYVHRSGRTGRAGNTGISVCIIHSKETHYMKEFERKIGKNFERIMVPTGKEICEKQLLHFVEKIKKVSVEKTSIMDKFLPTIQKKLESINKEELIKRFSWIEMNRFFYRKNSHQDLNEDHFLYKERKKKLRSRKKKKEFFSKLFLNIGYKDNLTKLGLIHLINKATNNSRINIGHIEILSNFSLFEVEKRYQNKILTGMNRINNHSYGRPLSIEIKN, from the coding sequence ATGAAAACATTTAAAGAAAATAATTATTTGAATAATAAAATTATTCAAGCTTTAGAAGATATTGGGTTAAAAAGACCAACTCCCATACAAAAAAAAATTATTCCATATTTGTTAAAAAAAAACGAATTAGAAAAAAAAGATTTAATTGCTTTATCTCAAACAGGAACAGGAAAAACAGCAGCGTTTGGATTACCAATTATTCAAAAAATAAATTTAAATTTTAGGGATCCTCAAGTTTTAATTTTATGTCCTACAAGAGAACTTTGCATACAAATTACACGTGATCTTTGTCGTTTTTCAAAATATATATCCTTGATAAAAATCATTCCATTATATGGAGGAGTAAATATAGAAAATCAAATTAAATCTCTTCAAAAGAAAACTCATATTATTGTTGGAACTCCAGGGAGAATTATTGATTTAATTAAAAGAAAAAAACTTCATCTATCTGATATTAAATATTTGATTCTTGATGAAGCAGATGAAATGCTAAACATGGGATTTAAAGAAGAATTAGATTTTATTATAGAAAAATTACCAAAAAAAAGACAAAGTCTTCTATTTTCTGCGACAATGTCAAAATACATGAGTAAAATTGCGTATACTTATTTAATAGATCCTATAGAAATTATTGCAGGAAAAAAAAATGTGGGTTCTGATGATGTTCATCATATTTATTATATAGTAAATAATAAAAAAAATAAATATTCTGTTTTAAAAAGAATTCTAGATATAAATCCAGATATTTATGGAATTATATTTTGCAAAACAAAAAAAGAAACAAAAAAAATAGCAAATTTTTTAATTCAAGATGGATATAATGCAGATGCTATTAATGGAGATTTATCACAATCTCAAAGAGAATTTGTTATGAATCGATTTAGAAAAAAATGTTTACAATTTCTTGTAGCAACAGATGTTGCTTCTCGTGGAATAGATATCAATGATATAACTCATGTTATTCATTATAACATACCAAATGAAAGTGAAATTTATGTTCATAGAAGCGGTCGGACAGGAAGAGCTGGAAATACAGGAATTTCTGTTTGCATTATTCATTCAAAAGAAACTCATTATATGAAAGAATTTGAAAGAAAAATAGGAAAAAATTTTGAAAGAATTATGGTTCCTACTGGAAAAGAAATATGTGAAAAACAACTCCTACATTTTGTAGAAAAAATTAAAAAAGTATCCGTGGAAAAGACATCTATTATGGATAAATTTCTTCCAACAATACAAAAAAAATTAGAATCTATTAACAAAGAAGAATTGATAAAACGATTTTCATGGATAGAAATGAATCGTTTTTTTTATAGAAAAAATTCTCATCAAGATCTTAACGAAGATCACTTTCTTTATAAAGAAAGAAAAAAAAAATTAAGATCAAGAAAAAAAAAAAAAGAATTTTTTTCTAAACTATTCCTAAATATAGGATATAAAGATAATTTAACAAAATTAGGATTGATCCATTTAATTAATAAAGCTACTAATAATTCACGTATTAATATTGGACACATAGAAATTTTATCTAATTTTTCATTATTTGAAGTTGAAAAACGTTATCAAAATAAAATATTAACAGGAATGAATAGAATCAATAATCATTCTTATGGAAGACCCCTTTCCATAGAAATAAAAAATTAA